The genome window GACCCCTCCTTCCGCAAAGAGCGGAGTGATCGAGATCACGGACGTCATCGATCGGATGGCAAAGGACAGCGGAAAAGTTTACGCTACGACCCTCGACGTGGAATACTTCAACATCAATTCGATGCAGGATTATCATCACGCGGTTTACGAAATTCGAAACGAGGAATTCGCCCGTTTTAAAACGACATTGATCGTTCCCACGAAAAACAACGAACGTTCCATCGCGGACGTGATCGTGGACTTCAAAGGCAAGGTCGACGAGATTCTCGTCGTAGACGCAGGTTCCACGGATAAAACATTAGAAATTTCTAAAAAAGAAAAAGCGAAAGTGATTTCTTATGAACCGGAGAATGAGTTCGAAAAGAACGCGGACCTGTTCGGGAATCAGATTCGCCGGGGAATCAACGCCGCATCCGGGGACATCGCGATCGTAGTGACGCCGGACGGATCGTACAGGTCCAAGGATTATCCGAAACTTTTGGAATACCTCAAGGATTCGGATATGGTTATCGGAACAAGAACGACCCGTCAGATGATCGAACAAGGCTCCAACCTTCTTCCGGGAGTGCGTGTAATCAATCTTATCCTCGGTAAACTCATCGAGGTTTTCTGGTGGGGAATGGAACCTCGTTTTACGGACGCGATGTGTTCTTACTTCGCGATTTGGAAGGATTCGTATGCGAAGATCGAACCGGATCTCGAAATGAAGGACCAGAGAATCATTCCCGAACTCATGATGGAAACGGTGCGTTCATATATGCGCTGTATCGAAATTCCGATTTCGTATTATCGTCCGATCGAATCCGTGAAAAAGAACATGGCCCGCGAATTCTTTTCCATCGTTAGGCTTATGTTTAAGAAGAAATGGCTTGGAAGCTGAAGAAACCGAACGGAACCGAAAGATCGAACAAAAATTCGATTTAGAATATTGTAATTTTAGAATATAGAAAAGGGATATTTATGGCAAAGAAAGTTTTAGTGACCGGCGGATGCGGATTTTTGGGATCTCACGTCTGCGAATTGTTCCGCAAACAAGGTTGGGACGTGATCAGCTACGATAGCATGACCAAATACGAACTGAAAAGAACCGGTTACGGCACCGAAGCCACGAGAGAATACAACTGGAATTATTTGCAGGGAATCGGAGTCACGATGGTTAAGGGTGATATCCGCAACCTCGAACACCTAATGGATCGTACCACAGGCTGCGACTTTATCGTTCATACCGCCGCTCAACCCGCGATGACGATTTCTTGGGAAGATCCGGAATTGGACATGACGACTAACGTTGTCGGGACATTTAACGTTCTCGAAGTCGCCCGCAAAAGAAATATTCCCGTCGTAAACACGAGTTCCATCCACGTTTACGGAAACTCGATCAACGATACTCTCAAAGAAGGAGCGACTTCCTACGAAAGAACTCCGGTTGCGATCGGAGAGGATCAACCCGTGATGGTCGGGGAAATTTCTCCTCTTCACGCTTCCAAGATGAGTGCGGAACACTACGTGAGAACGTATGTCGACATGTATAAGATCAAGGCCGCTTCTTTCCGTTTTACCGGAATTTACGGAGAGCGTCAGTTCGGCGGAGAGGATCACGGTTGGGTCGCGAACTTCGCGATTCGTTCCGTATTCGGTTGGCCTCTGAGAATTTTCGGAACCGGCAAACAGGCGCGCGATATTCTTTACGCGGCGGACGGAGCGGAAAGTTATCTGCGTTGGTTCGAAAATCCGACTCCTGGAGTTTTTAACATCGGCGGCGGACCGGATCATAAGATTTCTTTATTAGAATGTATTCATATGATCGGAGACATTCTCGGCAAAAAACAGGAGATTCAATTCGACGTGGAAAGACCGGGAGATATGCGTTACTTTATCTGCGACATTACCAAAGCGAAGAAGTTCGGATTCAATCCTAAGTTCAAGCCGAAAGAAGGCGTGGAACGTTTGATTCGCTGGATCGAAGCCGATAAGTCCGTATTCGAAGTTAAAAAATGAAGAATCTGGTCGTTATCCCGGCTTACAACGAAGAAGAAACGATTCGAGAAGTCGTCGAACGAGCCTTGAAATATTCGGACGTGATCGTCGTCGACGACGCGTCCAAGGACAAAACTCCGGAGATTCTAAAGGCGTTGATCAAAAAACATCCGAAGAAGTTGTTTACGATCCGTCACGAAAAGAACACTCACATACCCGGCGGCATTCAGGACGGAATGAAGTTCGCCGTCGAAAAAAAATACGATTCCGTCGTGACGATGGATGCGGGACTTTCGCACGATCCGGATAAACTTCCCGAGTTTTTCAACACGGATGCGGATCTCGTGATCGGAAGCCGGGTGACTTCGAACGGAGTTCCGTTTTACAGAAAAGTAATCTCCTTTCTCGCTGCGAAAGTGATGAATTACTGCATTTCTCCCGGTCTTTTCGATATCTTTGGTTATCGTCTGAGGGACTGCACGTCCGGTTATCGGAAATATTCCAAACGTGCCTTTACTTGGATAGCACAGTCCAAGCTAGAATCGGTCGCATTCGACTTTCACATGGAAGCCTTATCCATCGTCGCAAAAAATCAAGGCACGATCCGGGAAGTCGGAATTCATTACGTATTTTCCAATTCTTCCTTCAATCGCAGGGTCTTAAAACAGGCGATCTCGTTCGCGCTCAAACTTCTTCGCAGAAAACTCAATCCGATCGGTTAAGAATATGCAAAAACTTGAATCTTTCTTCCGCAAACTCGATTCTCCCGTCAAGGGATTGATCGTACTCGTTTCGTTGTACGGCTTTGTGACTCTGGCTCTTTGGTCCCGTTACGAATGGAATCCTTCTTCGATGGTAAACTTCGGAGAAGAATTCATCAAAAAGAACGAAGCGGAATCGCCGCGCGGAGTGATCGCTTTTAAAGGTAAGGAAGGAGATCTCGGAGCCGGATACGACGGTCAGATCTTTTATTATTATTCCAGATCGATTTCCAATCTCAGCTTTCAGTGGCCGGAAGGTTTTGATCCGACTTACCGAGCACCCCGCATCGGTTATCCTTTGCTCATTTCCGTTTGGGGAGTTTTCGGGAAATGGGGCAACATCGCGGGGATGTATATCCTCAGCCTTTCCTTATTGTATCTTTCCTATCTCGCGTTGAGAATTCTTCTGAAGGACAAATCGCATTGGGCGATCTTGTATCTGATTTCTCCGTTTACGCTGGCGAGTTATTCGGTTCTCGTGAGCGACACGATCATGGTTTCCTTGATCGTTCTCGCGATTTACTTTTACGAAAAGGAAAACTACGTTCCGTTTTATCTTCTTTCCGGTTTGGCCTTGCTCACCAAAGAACCCGCGCTGTTTTATCTTTTCTCGTTGGGGCTTGCGGCCCTATCCGGAAAAGACGTAAAAAAAATGTTGATCGTGGGCTCTACGCTGTTGGTTCCGTTTCTCTGGCAAATCTATCTCAAATATACGCTGCCGAATTGGACGCCTACAAGACTCGCGGTCTTCATGATTCCTTTCGAAGGAATTTATAAATATCTAATGGAGTTGGGAGCGAGTTTTTCAAGCGGCGGAGGACTTAAGCCGATCATTCGTTCTTTTTCCAAGTTTCCTCTCGTGCTTCAGTTTTTGACGATGTTTCTGATTCCGTTTACGGGCACTTGGAGGAAGGCGACGTTTTACAAGGTCGGTTTTTCTCTGGTGGTTTTGATGATCGCGATCGCGAACCACTACCATTTCTGGTCCGAATACATCAATACGATCCGTCTTTTTACGTTCGCGATTCCTTTGTATCTTTTTATCAAAGCCGAAGACGACGACATCATCGATCGTCCGTTCGTGTTCTTGTTCCTGATCAATTTGGTTCTGATTTTGGCGAGGCTAACGGTTTTGTATAAGGTTCAGGATTACGTGGTGCGTTGAGATCGATCCGAACACATTATAATGTCCGATAAATATTTGACATCGGATTAGAACGGTTCATATTCTTGTTGTGAACCATCCATTGCTCAGTCGTATCACTTTGAATCCGGACGTTTGTCACGGTAAGCCGACGATTCGGAATCAGAGATACACCGTAGAATTAATTTTGGATCTGCTTTCCTCCGGAATGAGCGAAGACGAAATTAGAGAAGATTATCCGGCTTTGGAAAGAGAAGATATTCTCGCTTGTCTGGAATACGCTTCCAACTTGGTAAGGATAAAATCGATTTATAAAGCTTCTGCATGAAGTTCTTCGTCGATGCTCAACTTCCACCGAGTCTCGTTCAATATCTCAAAGATCGCGATATAGAAGTATGGCATACGGAAGATCTTCCGAAAAAGGAAAGAACTCCGGATTCCAAAATCTCCGCCTTTTGCAATGAACGAAACTTAATCCTGATCACGAAGGATTCCGATTTTTTAGATTCTTATCTTTTAAGAAACGAACCGAGAAAACTCCTCTCCGTTACAACCGGAAATATTCGGAATAAGGAATTGATTCTTCTTTTTGACCAATTGATGAATACGATTCTAATCGAGTTTGAAAATAGTCACTGGCTGGAGCTTTCCAACGAAGGGTTGATCGTTCATTAAAGGAATTGGCTTCACCTTCTTTTGCCGCGGATTTCCAGACATAATCTTTTCGATTCAGTCATTTTCTAAATACGTTCTCTTCTCACAGCTTAGGAACGTTCCGTTTTCCGATACCGCTTCCGATACCATTCTTCTCTGAGAATGCCCCTCAAAAAGCAAATGACAGGGGGAGAAGTCGTGATTTTGTAGGTTTAAGATTCGAATTTTTTACATCAGGATTAAAAACCCATGAGCGCAACCAAGACCGCCGTTGATCAAGCAACCGCGAAAAAAGCACTTTCCGTTTCTGCGGGAGTGATTGAAGAAGTTACAAAAGCCCTTGCAAAACGCTGCAGCGTAAACGGAAAAGTTTCCGTGGACAAGATGGACGAAAACCAACTCGTTCAATACCAAATCGCTTGGCTTACTTCCGAACAAAAAATCGCAGAGAAGTTCGTTGAATACGCGTGGGACTCTTCCCGCGGAACCGGCGATCTTGAACAAGAAATGGCGGTCGTGTTTGCGGCTGAAACCGTGAACCACGTTCGTTCCGAAATCAGTTCCCGTCCTTCCGAATACGGAATCAAAGCTTCGGATCTCGTTTCCAAAATCTACAACGACGAAATCAATCAATTCTTGGAAAACGCGATGGCGATCCAAAACTACAACGAGATCGCCGATAAGATCGTAGCAAAAGGTCACTTCGGCGCTTACGGTCTGGACGACGATCACGAAATGTTCCGCGAGACTTTCAAAAAATTTGCGGAAGACGTGGTGATGCCTCATGCGGAACACGTTCATAGACACGACGATATCATTCCCGAAGACATCATCGGCGGACTCAAAGACATGGGCTGTTTCGGTCTTTGTATTCCCGAGTCTTACGGCGGAATTCAACCGAACGACAAACCGGACAATCTTTCCATGCTCGTGGTTACCGAAGAACTTTCCAGAGGCGGTTTGGGAATCGCGGGTTCTTTGATTACAAGACCGGAGATCATGTCTAAGGCTCTTCTCAAAGGAGGAACGCAAGCTCAGAAAGACAAATGGCTTCCTCTTCTCGCTTCCGGAGAAAAAATGGCGGGGATCATGGTGACCGAGCCGAATTACGGTTCCGATGTTGCCGGAGTTTCCGTTACCGCAAAACCTGTGAACGGCGGTTGGGTAATCAACGGAGTAAAAACCTGGTGTACATTCGCGGGTTATGCGAACCTTCTTTTGATTCTTTGCAGAACGGAATCAGATCCATCTTTAAAACACAAAGGACTTTCCATTCTTCTCGCTGAGAAGCCTTCCTTTACCGGTCACGAGTTTACTTACACACAACCCGAAGGCGGAAAGATCGAAGGAAAAGCGATCGGAACCATCGGTTATCGCGGTATGCACTCTTTCGAAGTTTCCTTCGACAATTACTTTGTTCCCGCAGAGAACCTGTTAGGCGGAGAAGAAGGCAGAGGAAAGGGTTTCTACTTCCAGATGGAAGGGTTTGCGGGCGGAAGAATCCAGACCGCAGCGCGCGCTCACGGTGTGATGCAGGCGGCTCTCGAAGCGGCTCTTCGTTACGCTCAAGAAAGAGCTGTGTTCCAAAAACCGATCTACGAATACAACTTAACCAAGTATAAGATCGCGAGAATGGCGGTGATCCTCCAAGCTTCTCGTCAGTTTGCGAACCACGTTGCGAATCTTTTGGACGACCATAAAGGACAGATGGAAGCGACTCTGATTAAGTTCTACGCTTCTAAAGTTGCGGAGTGGGTCACTCGCGAAGCGATGCAGATCCACGGCGGTATGGGATACGCGGAAGAATATGCCGTTTCCCGTTATTTCGTGGATGCTCGCGTATTCTCCATCTTTGAAGGAGCCGAAGAAGTAATGGCTCTGCGAGTGATTGCGAAATCTCTCATGGATCAATACGCGGCAGGTTGATCTTCAAAATTAGAATCTAAAAACTCCGTTTGATTTTTCGAAATCATCGGAGTTCGGGCGATTGAAAACTGCATTCTCTTTTTTGAATGTAGTTTTTGATCGGAAGGCGGGTTCGTTCCGCCTTTTTTATTGTAAAAGGAAGAATCGATTCAGTCGCGGTCAGTTTTTGGGCGAATAAATATTTCGTTCTCCGGTGATTCCTTTCAATTTTCTCGCGCCGACGAACTCGAAGTTTTGCGTACCCGCTTTGTTCGCGAATTCTTCGGTGGTAAGAATGCTCTTTTCGAAATCCTTGCAAAGAGATTCCACACGAAACGCTTGATTGACTGCGTTTCCGATTACGGTAAAGTCTAGTCTGTCCTTGGCGCCTACGTTTCCGTAAACCACGTCTCCTACATTCAAGGCCATACCCAGATGAATCTGAGTTTCGGGGCGTTCCAAGTTCCACTGTGTTACTGAATTCTGGATTTTTCGAGCCGCGCTCAAGGCCGCCAAACATGCCTTATGCGGATCATTTTCTTCGGCGGGAAAAACGGCGAGGATCGCGTCTCCGATAAATTTTAGAATTTCGCCTTTTTCTTCCTGGATCGGTTGTGCGGTAAGTTCGAAATAATGATCCAGGACTTCCACGATTCGTTTCGGAGAATTATTTTCACTCAAAGAGGAAAAGTCTCTCAAGTCGGCGCAAAGAATCGCCGCGTAAATCGTTTCTCCCGTTCCTCTCATGAATTCTCCCGAAAGGACGCGTTTGGATGCGTTCGGTCCGAGATAGACTTCGAGCAATTCGTTGACCGCGAACTTTCTCGATTCCAAATCTAAACGCAGAGAAAGAACGCTTCGAATCGAATTCAGCGATTCGATCTGTTCGTCCGTAAATCCTCCGGGCGCGTCCGTTGTCCAAGAGATGGCACTCCGTATATTGGTGCCGAATACGGAAACGAAGATGCAATAATCGGTTCCGCCTTTTTCCCGTAAGTCGACGCAAATCGGGTAAGAAAGATCCGCGTCCGGGCCGACCAACTTGCAACGGATAAAATCTCGCGCGCCTTCGCGGATCAGAAAGATCGGGCTATCTTTGTATTGTTGCTGTTGAAGGCCGTCGTGAGGAATCAATACGACTTGCGTTTCTTCTCCTCTGGTCCAGATCAAAGAACGAACCATTACTTCCGGATGCATCGTGGGTATGCTTGTGAAAAATCTCCAGACCGGAATCCCCGCTTCTATAATTTTTTGATTTAAAGTCTCTATAAGTTCTTTGGATTCCAATTCCCTCGACGACGGACTGGACAGCCAATTCAGAATATCTTTCATTCCAATCTCTTCTTGTATTTCCATGCGGAATATAGACCGATGTTTCGATTTGATGGTTCGAAAATCATTCAAACATGGAATGAAAAACGACTTCAATCTCAAGCACAATTTTAGAAAATCTTAGAGAGTTTTGATGAGGAGAGAAAGGGCTTTAGGGGAATTTCGTTTTAATCGGATCGTTTGAATTTCGACTTACAAAAAAAGGTTTCTTGTAAATCGAAGCTCAGTTTTCCAAACGATCGACTTAATTTTCTCCCGGAAAGCTTGTCACGTATTGGATCTTAATGTCCGGGAAACTTGTTACGAATTGAACTTTCGTATCAGGAAAGGAATTTACGATCTCCCATTTACCGCAGGAGTCGGGGAAAGAAGTTACCTTCTGCACCTTTAAGTCCGGAAAGGAAGTCACTTCCTGCACTTTTACGTCCGGAAAACTCGTTACGATCTGAATCTTTCCGTACAATTTCTTTCCGTTGAACGTACAACCGGATTGAACGTTACCTGCATACGCAGTCCCCGCCGCTATCGCCAAGCAGATTGAAAAAATCACTAACAATAATTTTCTTGTCATTCGATTCTCCTATTGCTATGAATATAAGTCCTAAAATTTGTTTTTGGAAACTAATTTTTAACCAACGGCGATAAAATGGTAATGAACGACTAGTTATCGGGATTGTTCGTACGAACGAAAAAGGATCGATTTTAGTCCCGGATAAGAAGTTACACATTTGATTTTTACGGAGTGTCTCAAAACGATTCAATTAAACTTTGATATCGGGGAAGTTCGCTACAATTCGTATTCTTCCGTATAACTTCTTTCCTTGAAACATACGAACGCTGTGGCTATTCTTTGCGTATGTCGCATTTCCGCTTAAAAAAATAAGCAAAGAATGGGAATTTTCGTTTTCATAAGCGATCCGGCTCCCGCGTATATTTTCAAAGCGTCCATTGGAAGGATTCGATTCCTTAATGTTCCAAAAGAAGCGAATTTGCATGGGAAATTGAGTTGCTCAATCGACTCTTTTTTTCGGTATAGTGGAATGAAGGGAAGAAGCGCTTTGTACGATTCTTCCTAATGATGCGGGCAACGGTCCATGAACGATTCTAAGCAAAACGGCAAAGATAAACCATCCATCGATGAGATTCAGGAATGCATTCGCTTTCTCGAATCATTGACCGAAAAACCGGAATTGTTGACGTCGATTCCCGAAAAAGAACGCATCGCGTTGATGATCGTCGCCGGTAAAATTTCCCGTCCGGATCGGAACGAAATCCGAATTCGCAATAAAACGATCAAACATAGCAGAAGAAAAGAAGTCGTCGCTTCGGAAAAGAAAGCGCGTGCATTGACCGGAATCCGTTTGGCGCGGACCGCGACCGTATTCAAAGCCCCTTTGCAAATCGCGGATCAAACCGATATATGGAAAAGCGAAAGCGCGCCCGAGTTAGCTTCACCACGAAATTGTTATATTTGTAAAAAAGAATATACCCGTCTTCATTTCTTTTACGATGCGATGTGCGTCGAATGCGGGGATTTGAACTATAAAAAAAGATATCAGACCGCTTCCTTGTACGGACAAGTCGCTTTGATTACGGGTGCAAGACTGAAAATCGGTTATCAAGCTACGTTGATGCTGCTTCGCGCGGGTGCGACCGTAATCGCTACGACCCGTTTTCCCGTGGATGCGGCCCTACGATTTTCCAAAGAGGAGGATTTTTCCCATTGGTCCGATCGTCTTCAAATTTTCGGATTGGATCTGAGACATACTCCGAGTGTGGAATTGTTCGCAAGTTATATCGAACAAACCGTGGATCGTCTGGACATTCTAATCAATAACGCGGCGCAAACCGTTCGCAGACCTCCCGGTTTTTATTCCCACATGATTCAATCCGAATTATTAGAATACAATGATATACCGAAAGAAGCCTCTCAGCTTTTGAAGTTGCATCGGGATTGTAAGGAACGTTTGACTTCTTTCGGCGGAGAAAATCTCGCAAACGAAGCGGCTCTTCCCGTAAGCTGGAACGGAAAAATTCCCGGGGTCGGTATTCGATCTTCGGCGCAGCTTTCTCAGATTCCGTATTCTCACGATAATTCTTTCGAATTGGAGACGGTTTTCCCGGAAGGGCAACTCGACGCCGATTTACAGCAGGTCGATCTGAGAAAGACGAACAGTTGGAGATTGAAGCTCGGAGAAATTCAAACTTCCGAGATGCTTGAAGTTCAACTCGTCAACGCGGTCGCTCCCTTCGTACTTTGCAATCGCCTCGTCTCGATTATGCGAAGAGAAAACACGGGACAAAAACATATCGTGAACGTCTCCGCTATGGAAGGAAAGTTTCATCGGTTTAAAAAAGAGGACAGGCATCCTCATACCAACATGGCAAAAGCCGCGTTGAATATGCTCACTCACACGTCTGCGAGCGATTTTGCGAAAGACGGAATCTATATGAATGCCGTGGATACCGGTTGGGTCACCGATGAGGACCCGATCGAATTGTCCCAAAGAAAACAGGATTTACACGACTTTCAACCGCCTCTGGATATCGTAGACGGGGCTGCGCGTGTTTGCGATCCGTTCTTTGACGGAATTTTAACCGGCAAACACTGGTGTGGTAAGTTTTTAAAGGATTACTTTCCGATCGATTGGTAAACGCTAGGTTTTGTACCGTTCTTCGTAATTGAATGCGTAAAAGTCCGATTCCGGTTCGCATCGTAATCTTCGGATTACTCGATTGTCGGATAAGTCTAAGTGGAGAATATAACTGTAACATCTGTGGAATGTGGGAACTCCATCATTCATCGTATATACGATAGAATTTCCGATCCCCACGGTCTCCAACCAAAGAAGATAATTAAAAAGAAAACAGCGAGATACTCCGTGAGCTTGAGCCAAAGTTCCTAAAAACGTCCAGCTTCCGGTGCTAAGACGCACATTCACTCGTCTCATTTTCGAGTTACCGGAACTTACTTGATACAAAGTTCGCCCCGCCTTTTTTCCGATTCTTTTTGTCGCGGAAAGATATTTGCCGTAGGTCCTTAAAAGGTAAGGAATCTTTTTAGGAAGAGCCTTCGCTTCTTTTTCGGAAAAACGAATCCAGGTTTCTTCCGGAATTAAGAGAGTGACGGTTTCG of Leptospira sanjuanensis contains these proteins:
- a CDS encoding sugar phosphate nucleotidyltransferase, with product MEKIEVGVIAAAGKGTRAYPRTTYIPKPLFEFQGKTILERNVELMQNTFKVKKIYVLVGHLKEMVIAEIQKIQNKYRNIEIIPSPWTTRGLASDIASLEPQIRSPFITILGDEFYFHPDHKKFTDTFRKYPKLIASIGVQKTSLLSRIRKNYSVELKGDRILELVEKPSDPPNDLLGLGSYLFTPAFFEYFKTTPPSAKSGVIEITDVIDRMAKDSGKVYATTLDVEYFNINSMQDYHHAVYEIRNEEFARFKTTLIVPTKNNERSIADVIVDFKGKVDEILVVDAGSTDKTLEISKKEKAKVISYEPENEFEKNADLFGNQIRRGINAASGDIAIVVTPDGSYRSKDYPKLLEYLKDSDMVIGTRTTRQMIEQGSNLLPGVRVINLILGKLIEVFWWGMEPRFTDAMCSYFAIWKDSYAKIEPDLEMKDQRIIPELMMETVRSYMRCIEIPISYYRPIESVKKNMAREFFSIVRLMFKKKWLGS
- a CDS encoding NAD-dependent epimerase/dehydratase family protein, with protein sequence MAKKVLVTGGCGFLGSHVCELFRKQGWDVISYDSMTKYELKRTGYGTEATREYNWNYLQGIGVTMVKGDIRNLEHLMDRTTGCDFIVHTAAQPAMTISWEDPELDMTTNVVGTFNVLEVARKRNIPVVNTSSIHVYGNSINDTLKEGATSYERTPVAIGEDQPVMVGEISPLHASKMSAEHYVRTYVDMYKIKAASFRFTGIYGERQFGGEDHGWVANFAIRSVFGWPLRIFGTGKQARDILYAADGAESYLRWFENPTPGVFNIGGGPDHKISLLECIHMIGDILGKKQEIQFDVERPGDMRYFICDITKAKKFGFNPKFKPKEGVERLIRWIEADKSVFEVKK
- a CDS encoding glycosyltransferase; translation: MKNLVVIPAYNEEETIREVVERALKYSDVIVVDDASKDKTPEILKALIKKHPKKLFTIRHEKNTHIPGGIQDGMKFAVEKKYDSVVTMDAGLSHDPDKLPEFFNTDADLVIGSRVTSNGVPFYRKVISFLAAKVMNYCISPGLFDIFGYRLRDCTSGYRKYSKRAFTWIAQSKLESVAFDFHMEALSIVAKNQGTIREVGIHYVFSNSSFNRRVLKQAISFALKLLRRKLNPIG
- a CDS encoding AZOBR_p60025 family cell surface glycopolymer formation protein produces the protein MQKLESFFRKLDSPVKGLIVLVSLYGFVTLALWSRYEWNPSSMVNFGEEFIKKNEAESPRGVIAFKGKEGDLGAGYDGQIFYYYSRSISNLSFQWPEGFDPTYRAPRIGYPLLISVWGVFGKWGNIAGMYILSLSLLYLSYLALRILLKDKSHWAILYLISPFTLASYSVLVSDTIMVSLIVLAIYFYEKENYVPFYLLSGLALLTKEPALFYLFSLGLAALSGKDVKKMLIVGSTLLVPFLWQIYLKYTLPNWTPTRLAVFMIPFEGIYKYLMELGASFSSGGGLKPIIRSFSKFPLVLQFLTMFLIPFTGTWRKATFYKVGFSLVVLMIAIANHYHFWSEYINTIRLFTFAIPLYLFIKAEDDDIIDRPFVFLFLINLVLILARLTVLYKVQDYVVR
- a CDS encoding DUF433 domain-containing protein, with protein sequence MNHPLLSRITLNPDVCHGKPTIRNQRYTVELILDLLSSGMSEDEIREDYPALEREDILACLEYASNLVRIKSIYKASA
- a CDS encoding DUF5615 family PIN-like protein, whose translation is MKFFVDAQLPPSLVQYLKDRDIEVWHTEDLPKKERTPDSKISAFCNERNLILITKDSDFLDSYLLRNEPRKLLSVTTGNIRNKELILLFDQLMNTILIEFENSHWLELSNEGLIVH
- a CDS encoding acyl-CoA dehydrogenase family protein, with product MSATKTAVDQATAKKALSVSAGVIEEVTKALAKRCSVNGKVSVDKMDENQLVQYQIAWLTSEQKIAEKFVEYAWDSSRGTGDLEQEMAVVFAAETVNHVRSEISSRPSEYGIKASDLVSKIYNDEINQFLENAMAIQNYNEIADKIVAKGHFGAYGLDDDHEMFRETFKKFAEDVVMPHAEHVHRHDDIIPEDIIGGLKDMGCFGLCIPESYGGIQPNDKPDNLSMLVVTEELSRGGLGIAGSLITRPEIMSKALLKGGTQAQKDKWLPLLASGEKMAGIMVTEPNYGSDVAGVSVTAKPVNGGWVINGVKTWCTFAGYANLLLILCRTESDPSLKHKGLSILLAEKPSFTGHEFTYTQPEGGKIEGKAIGTIGYRGMHSFEVSFDNYFVPAENLLGGEEGRGKGFYFQMEGFAGGRIQTAARAHGVMQAALEAALRYAQERAVFQKPIYEYNLTKYKIARMAVILQASRQFANHVANLLDDHKGQMEATLIKFYASKVAEWVTREAMQIHGGMGYAEEYAVSRYFVDARVFSIFEGAEEVMALRVIAKSLMDQYAAG
- a CDS encoding adenylate/guanylate cyclase domain-containing protein, which translates into the protein MKDILNWLSSPSSRELESKELIETLNQKIIEAGIPVWRFFTSIPTMHPEVMVRSLIWTRGEETQVVLIPHDGLQQQQYKDSPIFLIREGARDFIRCKLVGPDADLSYPICVDLREKGGTDYCIFVSVFGTNIRSAISWTTDAPGGFTDEQIESLNSIRSVLSLRLDLESRKFAVNELLEVYLGPNASKRVLSGEFMRGTGETIYAAILCADLRDFSSLSENNSPKRIVEVLDHYFELTAQPIQEEKGEILKFIGDAILAVFPAEENDPHKACLAALSAARKIQNSVTQWNLERPETQIHLGMALNVGDVVYGNVGAKDRLDFTVIGNAVNQAFRVESLCKDFEKSILTTEEFANKAGTQNFEFVGARKLKGITGERNIYSPKN
- a CDS encoding SDR family NAD(P)-dependent oxidoreductase, which codes for MNDSKQNGKDKPSIDEIQECIRFLESLTEKPELLTSIPEKERIALMIVAGKISRPDRNEIRIRNKTIKHSRRKEVVASEKKARALTGIRLARTATVFKAPLQIADQTDIWKSESAPELASPRNCYICKKEYTRLHFFYDAMCVECGDLNYKKRYQTASLYGQVALITGARLKIGYQATLMLLRAGATVIATTRFPVDAALRFSKEEDFSHWSDRLQIFGLDLRHTPSVELFASYIEQTVDRLDILINNAAQTVRRPPGFYSHMIQSELLEYNDIPKEASQLLKLHRDCKERLTSFGGENLANEAALPVSWNGKIPGVGIRSSAQLSQIPYSHDNSFELETVFPEGQLDADLQQVDLRKTNSWRLKLGEIQTSEMLEVQLVNAVAPFVLCNRLVSIMRRENTGQKHIVNVSAMEGKFHRFKKEDRHPHTNMAKAALNMLTHTSASDFAKDGIYMNAVDTGWVTDEDPIELSQRKQDLHDFQPPLDIVDGAARVCDPFFDGILTGKHWCGKFLKDYFPIDW
- a CDS encoding DUF1564 domain-containing protein produces the protein MGCLSLNSDYEINSRLQENFSETVTLLIPEETWIRFSEKEAKALPKKIPYLLRTYGKYLSATKRIGKKAGRTLYQVSSGNSKMRRVNVRLSTGSWTFLGTLAQAHGVSRCFLFNYLLWLETVGIGNSIVYTMNDGVPTFHRCYSYILHLDLSDNRVIRRLRCEPESDFYAFNYEERYKT